The following nucleotide sequence is from Deltaproteobacteria bacterium.
ACATGTTGCTGATGCCCTTGACGATGGCCCTGGCGGCCGGATCGCTTGACATACCCACAGGATCCAAAGTGGCGATCGTCGGTGACTCTCGCGCTTCCCTGAACATGGCCGTTATGCTGGCGCAAGACGGTAAGAATCAAATCACCATGATCTGCCGGAAAACCGAGGAAGAGTTGGCCTCTTTGGGGTTTGATCTGGCGGGGGCGACGAGCGCGGGAGTGAGGTTCGAATTCGCCGGCGTTCCCACCGGCCTGATAGGCGAAGGAGATGCTCTGACAGGATTGGAGATCATGAGGATACGGCCGGCCGACGAGGGAACTTCTCCGGATACGCGGCCTCGCCTGAAAGCGAGGTCGGAACGGGTCATCGAGACGAACCGGATCATAACGGCCATTGCTCGATATCCGGAACTGATCTTTGTTCGAACCGACGCCCCTGAAAAAGCAGATGGAGAGACTGAAGAAAAACCTTCGGACCGGCCCATTAAATGGCGTACCATAGACGCGTATAAAACGGCTTCGCCTCAAGGACAGATTGGAATGTTCGACACCGGCGCCACCGTCAGCGATTACAAATCGCTGGTCGAGGCTATCGGCGCCGGACGCAAGCTCGCGCGATCCGTGGATCGGTACTTAAAAGGTCTTCCGGTCGAATGGCCTGAACTGGCGATCAAGCCAAGTTCGTGTCTTCAGAACATACAGCAGTTACAAGACGTTCTACCGGCGCCTCGAAAGCGGCTTCCCGATTTGGGAGCTGAAGAGGATGGATTCAGTTTTACACATGAAGATCTCAAGTTGACCCAGGAGATGGCGAAAGAGGAAGCGAAGCTTTGCCTGAACTGTGGACTGATCTGTTACGAACGGAGTCGTGACGAAAACGAGATGGAGGCGGCCTGAACCGGGTCGAGCGGATATGAGCGAAGCAGCGGATATGAGTCAAACAAAGCAGGCGATCATAGCACGGGTCAAGCAGCTGTTGGAGGAGAAACGAATCCAGGCTTTCCTTGGTCTAAAAAACGACGAATATGGAAAAGTAGTGCCTTACTGGTTCCAGGACCCCTCGGAACTGGACGACCTGTCGCTCGGGGATCGGAATCGGGCAGGGGATGTCCGGTATCCGTTAAACCTGATCCTGAGAAGGTTTATGCGATCCCATCCGTTCGGCACGTTCGGCGTTCTGGTGAGGGGATGCGACGAGCGCGGGGTGCTTCGGCTTTTTCAAGCCAACCAGCTCGACCCGAAAAGGGTGATCATGATTGGAATCGCGTGTCCATCGGACTTGGCCGAGGCCTGCCGGTGCAATAAGCCTTACCCGGATGTGGTTTCCGAGGAAGAAGTGGTGGACGCCGGGGATTACTCGGACGATCCGTTGAAAGAGCTGAGTTTGAGCGAGCGGATGGCCTACTGGAGAAACGAGTTCAACCGGTGTATCAAGTGTTATGGCTGCCGCGAGATCTGCCCCATGTGCTTCTGCTACGAGTGCACGTTGGACTCGGATGAACATCTCTCGACGGGAGACATCCCGCCGGAAAACCCCTTCTGGCATATGACCCGGGCCATTCACATGGTGGATCTCTGCATTGAATGCGGCCTGTGTGAAGAAGTCTGCCCCGCAAACATTCCTTTGCGAACCTTCTATCGGGAAACCAAAGAAATGCTCAGTCAGCCCTTACGAAAGCAGGCCAGGGCCTAACGAGAACCGAAAGACACGTCGGGGAAATGAGTTCCCCGACGTGTCTTTGATATCGCGGTTTAAGGCTTCAATCTCGATGCCCGACTAGATCTGATGCGTCAGCTCTTTAACTCGGGCAGTTCCTTATAAAGATCCAACGCTTCCGGGTTGGCCAGTGCGTCTCGGTTGGTTACCGGCCGGCCGTGAATGACGTTTCGGACGGCCAGCTCCACTTTCTTCATGTTTATAGTGTAGGGGATGTCCGCGACCCGGATGATTTTGGCGGGTACGTGCCGGGGGCTCGTGTTGACACGAATGGCGGTTCTGATACGGGCGAGAAGCTTGTCATCGAGTTCGTAGCCCTTGTTCAATTTTACGAAGAGAACCACCCTTACATCGCTTTCCCAATCCTGTCCCACCACAATACTGTCAGCTACTTCCGGCATGGTCTCGATCACGCTGTAAATGTCCGCGGTGCCGATGCGGACGCCTCCAGGATTCAGGGTTGCATCGGAGCGGCCGTAAATAACGATTCCCCCCTGATCGGAGATTTCAATGAAGTCTCCGTGACACCAAACGCCGGGATACTGTCGGAAGTAAGCGTTCAAGTATTTCTCTCCTTCCGGATCGTCCCAAAAGTAGATGGGCATGGAGGGGAACGCCGCCGTGCAAACGAGTTCTCCTGTCCGGTTATACACCGGCCGGCCTTTTTCGTCGTAAGCGAAGACCTTCATGCCCAGGCAGCGGCACTGGATCTGTCCGGCATAGACCGGCCCAATGGGATTGCCGGCCACAAAACACCCGTTGATGTCGGTGCCGCCCGAGATGGAGGCCAAATGCACATCCGGTTTGATGTCCCTGTAAACGTACTCGAAGCCCTCGGCCGGCAGGGGAGATCCAGTGGAAATCACGGCTCGCACAGAAGAAAGGTCATATCTCTCGCCGGGTTTTATCCCCGCCTGGTCGATGGCGGTAAGATAGCGGGCGCTGGTGCCGAAGACCGTGATTTTTTCCTCCTCCGCCAGCTTCCAAAGTGTTTCGGGGTCGGGATGGAATGGGGAGCCGTCATAGAGCATGGCCGTGTTTCCAACGCCTAGGGAGCAGGCCACCCAGTTCCACATCATCCACCCGCAAGTGGTGAAATAGAAAAGGATATCTTCCCGCTTCAGGTCACAGTGAAGAATCTGTTCTTTGAGTTGGTTCAACAGGACTCCGCCCTGGCTCTGAACCATGCACTTCGGTTTTCCCGTGGTGCCGGATGAGTACATAACGTATAGCGGATGGCTGAAGGGCAGTTGTACGAAGTCGATTTCGAGACCTGCGTCCGGAGCTATGAAGTCGTTCCAGTTTATGGATCGCGGCAGGCCGCCGATGTCGGGCTCTTCGTTCACATAGGGGACCACCACCACTTTTTCCGTGGCGGGCAGTTCCTTCAGAATCCCGGACATGCGTTCGATCGAATCGAAGGTCTTGCCATTATAAAAGTACCCGTCAGCCGTGAAAAGGACTTTGGGTTCAATCTGGCCGAAACGGTCCAACACCCCTTTGATTCCAAAGTCCGGCGAGCAGGAGGACCACAGGGCGCCCATGCTGGTGGCGGCCAGCATGGCGACAACAGTTTCAGTCATGTTGGGCATGAATCCCGCGACCCGGTCGCCTTTCCGCACGCCGGCCTCCTTGAGGGACTTGGCCATGCGGGCCACCTGGTGGTAGAGTTCCCTGTAAGTGATGCTCGTTGAAGGCTTGGCCTCGCTTTTAAAAATCAGGGCAACTCGGTCATCACGGTAGCGTAATAGGTTCTCGGCGAAGTTCATCTCGGCGCCATCGAACCACCGGGCCCCCGGCATCTTGGCGACGTCGTCGACTACCCGGTCATGCTTGCGGGAATGTATGACGCCCAAGAACTCCCACCAGGCATCCCAGAATTCGGGAATGGCTTCCACGGACCACTGCCACAATTCCTCGTAGGTCTCTAGCTTCTTGCCGCAACGCTCGTTTACGAAACCGATGAAGCGGGTCATATTTGCCCGGGCAATCTGCTCTTCCGTGGGTGTCCACAACGGTTTGTCCATGACACTCGTCCTCGTTAGAAGGTTAGCGCTGTCGTGGCCAATCGGTCTTCCACTTCGCTCACCCCTTTGAAATTCCTGGCAATTTTGAGTACTTTTTCTTTCACCATCTTGTCGCCGACATGGCCTGTGATGACCATCACCGACGGCTTCGGGGAGGTTACCTCGATGGGCCGGTAAGCGTCCGCGCCCACTTCTTTCCGGATGGCGCTCTCAAGCAGCTTCGCCTGAGCCTGCCGTTGGAGAAAGGCTTTCACTTCGCTTCTATTGGGTGGCGGTATCATCATTTTTGCGGCGTGCTGAATCAGTTCCGCGCCTTGCTCGACGGTCATGGCCGCCGTGTTCAGCACCATGTCGTACAGGGACCAGTCCGAGAGGTCCCGGTGGTAGATCTGTTGGATCAGGGCGCGCCTCTGATGACCATACTTGTGGACGAAATCCTCGGCCTGTTCCCTTTTCATATTCTGATCTTTCGCGACTCTGTCCACCCGGATGTCGAGGGGGGCCACGACTCTCACCTTGACGACCCCGGGGACCCCGGACAATACGATTTGGGCCCCTCGCCCGAGGATGACGACATTGCCTCTCGCGGCCACGTCGTAGTTGAGCGACTCGAACAGGCTGGCGTAAGCCAGATTGTTGAGAAAGAAGCGTTCCCAAAAACTCTTGGGTATTTCCCGTTCGTACAGCCGGCAGGCGTCCTTGAAGTCCGGATCGCAGGCGTCGGCCAATTCGTGGGCCTTCTCCCGTCCGATAAGCTCGTAGTTCAACTTCTGGGCCGTCAAGGCGGCGATTTCATCGCCGTAGCTTCCCACCTGTCTGGATACAATCACTACTCCCATGAGTCCTCCTTGATGAATTCGGCTTCGGAAAACCCCCGGCGCTCTCGGGGTCGGTCGCCTCAGCCGGACCGGTATCAGCCGTGGTCGGGTTGCCCAAGGGGGTCGTCCGAACGGGATCCGTTACGGGTTCACCCCATCAGGAGCCTGGTGGTCCGGTGCTGATCCTCGCACCGGATGGGATCGTAACGAGATCGTTCTCGCATGTCCAGCCCGGAATGCACAAAAACTCGTCCCGAGGCGGCGGCAGGATGATCCCGGCCCGCAGCGCCCCTCAGGAGGCCTTTCCTCGGCAAGTCCGGAACGGTATTCTCTTCAGCAGGGGCGGGCCGGACGGTCGCCTCCAGGGAGTCGCGCCCTCTCGTCACTCGTTCCGGCCCGCTCCCGTTACGAGATTCTCATTTTATCAGCACCGATGGGAGCCAGGTGATGGTCTCCGGCCATATGACGACAATGATCAGCCCCACCTCCATGAGGTGCCAGAACGGGAAGGCGCCAAAATAGATTTCCGCCGTGGTCACTTCCGGCGGAGCTACGCCCTTCAGGTAGAACAGCGCATATCCGAAGGGAGGGGTCAGAAAAGAATCCTGCAACATCACGGCTACGGTTACAATGAACCATAGTTTGTCGAAACCCAGCTCCGCGGCGATGGGCAGGAAAATTGGGAAAGTGATGAGAACGATTCCGATCCAGTCAATGAACATGCCCAAGATGAAGTAAACGACCATCATCACAATGAAGGTGCCCCACTTGCCCAGGCCGAGGCCCAGGATCGTGTCCTTGACCACATCGCCTCCGCCGGTGCCGATGAAAACACCCGTGAAGCAACTGGCGCCGACCAGGATGATGATCACCATGGAGGTAGTGCGGGCCGTGTTGACCACGGCGTTATAAAGACCGCGCCACGAGAACTTGCCGTAAACGACCATCATCATGAAGGCCAAAGCGGCGCCCACTCCCGCGGCCTCGGTGGGCGTGGCCCATCCCAAGAACATGGATCCGAGCACCCCCAATATGAGAATCATGGGGGGAACCAGAGACTTGGTCACCATGAGGGCCAGCGTTTTTTTCGAAACCGCCGCTCGCTCTTCCCGGCTGACGGCCGGACCGGCCTCAGGCTTGAAATAGCATTTGATCAGGATGTAGAGGATGTATAGCGCCGACAAGATCAGGCCGGGGATAATGGCCCCGGCGAACAGCTTGCCTACGCTGACGGTCGGTACGCCGGACTGATCGGACATGACCACCAGCATGATACTGGGCGGGATCAGGATTCCCAGGGTGCCTCCGGCGCAAATGAGGCCGGCCGCCATCTTGTGCTCGTAGCCGTATTTGAGCATGACCGGCATGCCCAGGAGCCCCATGGTCACCACCGAGGCGCCGATGATGCCGGTGCAGGCCCCAAAAAGGGTGGAAACGACCACCACGGCGATGCCGATGCCTCCCCGCACCGGGCCGAACAGGTGGCGCATGGTATCGAAAAGATCTTCGGCCACCCCCGATTGATCCAGGAATTGGGCCATGAAGATAAACAGGGGGATGGCCACCAGAATATAGCCGTCCATAACATCGTACGTACGGTTGATGAACATGTAGAAGGACGCCGATCCCCATCCGAAGTAACCGAACACGACCGCCAGGCCGCCCAGAACAAAGGCCAGAGGGTGCCCCATGAAAAGGCCGATCAGCAACCCCGCGAACATTCCTATGGCAATAACTTCGGGTTCCATTATTCCTCCCCTCTGACCGCGAGCATGACACTTCGAAGGAAAGTGGCCAGACCTTGCAGCAACAGCATACCGGCCGTGACCGGGATCACCGACTTGATATACGGGACAATCGGCAAGGCGGCCGAGCCGCTGGTTTCATTCTGTGCCCAGGATGTGGCGGCATAGATCCATCCTTGCTGCAGCATAATGAAACAAAAGGGAAAGAAAAAGATCAGATAGGTGATGATGTCCAGGATTCCCCTGACCCGAGGCGAAAACCGGCCGTACACCAAATCGATGCGCACATGCCCATGATGGAGAAGGGTGTAGGCGGCCACCAGCATGAAATGGGGACCGAAGAAGAGCATGGTGATTTCCGGCGCCCAGATGTGGGGAGATCTTAAGAAATACCTCGCTATGACTTCGTACACCACCATGACGGTGAGCGGTACGATCAGCCAAATGAACAGTCTGCCGCTCCACTCGCTCAATCCGTCGATCATCCGCAGAATCTTTTGCAAGGCCAGCATGTTTATATCTTCCCTGTTTATTTGTGCCGGGGCCTCGCCGGTAAAACTTCGAGGCCCCAATCCGGTTATTTGCCCATTTATTTCAGTGCGTCCAGAACCTTGTCCACGTAGGCCGGGTGACGGCCGAAACCGAACTCGCCGGACATATCCCGCCAATCTTTGTATTGCTTGAGGTAGAGCATTTGAGATTTAAGGATCTTGGCGTAGGCCTCGGACTCTTTGGCTGCTGAAATGCAATACTGGCCGGCCAGATCTTCCAGCTTCTTGATGCTGGCGTCGTCCAGGGTGACAATCTCGATGCCTTTCTGTCTGAATTTCTCGATCGCCCGGGCGGAGTCGGCCTCGTAAAAGGCCGTGGCCTTGACTGCGGCCGCCTGGCAGGCGTACTTGAATATGGCCTGGTATTCCTTGGGCAGCGCATTGAAGGCCTCGAGATTGACCATCACACCCAGCTCGGAAGAAGGCTGGAACCAGCAAGGCACGCTCCAGTATTTGGTGATCTCGGCAAAGCCCATCTCCCAGTCGATACCCGGACTGCTGAATTCGGCCCCATCGAGCACGCCCCTCTCCATGGCCAGATAGATCTCGCCGCCGGCCATCTTAACCGGTGCTGCGCCGAGTTGCTCGAGGATCCAGATGGTGGCCCTTGACGGCGTCCGGAGCTTGAGTCCTTTGTAATCGTCTATGGTTTTGATGGGACCCGTTTTCGTGGTGGTGCGGAAGCCCGATTCCATGGGGGTGGCGCCCAGGCAGAAATAGGTCATTCCGTACTTGCCGAACAGCTCTTGCACCAGCTCGAGACCATCGAATTGATACAGCCAGATGATATAGTCCATGTTGGTGAAGCCGAAGGGAAAGGAGCCCAGAAAGTCAAAGGCCGGATCCTTGCTCGCCCAGTACGACGGCCAGTCTCCGGCCGCCTGCACGGTGCCCTTGGAGCAGGCGTCAAACACTTCGAAGGCTCCCATCAAAGATCCGCCGGGGAAGTACTGGATATCGAAATTGCCCTCGGTCATCTCTTTGACATACTTGACGAGTTCCTTCTCTCCATAATAGAGGTTGATAGCAGGAGACCAGGTCGAGGTCATCTTCCACTTGATCTTGTCGGCCGCGAAGGACGTGCCCAATGCGCCAAAAATCAAGCTCCCTGCCAGCACCACGATGAACAGCATGCACCAAATACTCTTCTTCATGCGTTGCTCCCCCTTTCACATAGAGGTATGATTTGGGTTAATGTGCATCAAAGGGTATTGACAGCCTTTCACCTCCTTTCAGCCGCTTTCTTTTCCAGTTCTCGGTTCCGTAAATCCCTTCTTTTGATCTTACCGGTGGCCGTTGTGGGCAGTTCGTCTACGAATTCCAGTTCGCGCGGATATTCGTGAGCCGCCAACCGCGTTTTGACAAACCGCTTGATCTCCTCGGCCAATTCCGGGTTCGGGTGAACACCCGATTGGGGAAGGATAAAGGCTTTGACGATTTCGCCCCGAACCTCATCGGGAGCTCCGATTACCGCGGCCATGGCCACGGCCGGATGTTTGATAAGACATTCCTCGATCTCGGCCGGCCCGATGCGGTATCCGCTGCTCGTGATCAAATCGTCCGATCGGCCCACGAACCACAGGTAGCCGTCCTTGTCTTTCCGGGCCAGATCGCCGGAGAGATACCATTCCCCTCTGAACTTCCCCTGGGTGGCTTCGGGATTACGCCAGTACTCCAAGAACATGACGGGATCGGGCCTTTTTACGGCGATTTCGCCCACCTGATCCGGCGGCATCGGGTTGCCCTGTTCGTCGATGACTTCCACCGCGTGGCCCGGAATGGGCAGACCCATGGAACCGGCGCGGACCTCCATGATGTCGGCGCAGTTACCCACCACCAGGTTTACTTCGGTCATGCCGTAGAATTCGTTGATGGTGAGGCCCATGGTCTCACGTCCCCACTCGAGGAGCTCTTCTCCCATAGGTTCTCCTCCCGAGCCGATGGTTCGCATGTCGTACTCGTGACGTTGGCGGGGGTGAGATACCTGCCGCATCATTTTCAGGGCGGTGGGGGGCAGGAAGGAGTTGCGAACGCCGTACTTGGCGATGATATGAAAGGCATACTCGGGGTCGAACTTTCGCGCACGGTGGGCTACTACCGGAATTCCGAAATGCCACGAGGGCAGCAAAACGTCCAGAAGCCCTCCGGCCCAAGCCCAGTCGGCCGGTGTCCAGAACAGGTCCCCTTTCCGGGGGAAGAAATTGTGGGGGAACTCGACGCCCGGCAGGTGCCCGAGAAGAGTTCTGTTAGCGTGCAACGCTCCCTTGGGGGGCCCGGTGGTTCCGGATGTGTAGATCAGCAGGGCCGGGTCCTCGGCTCTGGTTACCACCGGATCGAATCGGCTCGAGGCCTTCTCCAGGGAGCCCCAGAAGTCCAAGACGCCGTCCGGGATTTCTCCTCCGGACTGGATGATTACCTTTAGACCGGGGAGTTTGTCTCTGATGCCTGAAAGCTTCTCGGCGTTGACTGCATCGGTGATGACTGCTTTGGTTTCACTGTTGCCCAATCTGTACTCGAGGGCTTCCGGGCCGAACAGGGTGAAGAGCGGGACCGCGATGGCTCCGAGCTTGTATACCGCGATGTGCGCCAGTCCGGTTTCGGGGCGCTGGGGAAGCAGGATGCCGACCCGGTCCCCGCGTTCTATGCCGTGGGCCTTCAGCACGTTGGCCAATCGGTTGGACAGGAGCTGCAGGTCCCAAAAGCTGTACTTGTCCACCGCCCCCGTTTCGTCCTCGTAAATCAAGGCCAACCTGTAGCGTTCTTCGGCCCACTTGTCGCAGACATCGACGCCGATGTTGTAGAATTCGGGCATCCCCCACCGGAAAGCGCTGTAGACCTCTTCGTACGTGTTGGCTGGCTTAAGCACGATGTCTCCTTTGGAAGCAAGCTCTGAGAAATGTTGGTTGAACAGTCCTCCCCTATCTCCAAGTTAGGCCGGCTCGGCGGCTAACGCATAATGAAATGACGCCGACCCGAACTTTTGCTCATTCACGGTACGGTTCAGGACGGAAGCGGGCTCTGCGTAGGTGCTTCTTGAATCTTACTCCCTCGGGGACTCGCTGACAACGCTATTGATACAAGGGATACGGCTCTGATAGTCAGGCTTCCCGGCTTCTCAAATAGTATTTATTATCTTCCGTTCTCACGATAATTCCAACGGATACCAAGGACTTCAACGCGTTACGACGGTAGTCCTTGAGCCCGAATCTCAACCAGGCCGCATGTGCGTAAGGAAGTTCCGTGGCTGAAAAGAGATCCAAGGCCCGCTTTTCTTTCAGCTCTTCGATAATGGAAGTTGCGGCCTTGTGCTGCCGGCGCGCCGTGGCCAAGCGGGTGAGAAAGTAAACCAGGATGAGAAAAACGAACGCTAATACGAGCTTGACGGATTCCATCATGTCTCGATCTTTCCGGTATGCCGGGGGCTCCCCCACTTCACCCTTTGCGGAACGGGCGGATGAAACAGCCGGGCTTCAGGCGCGTCCGAACGTCCCGGCTCGCGGTCCGTAACTATTGGCCCGGCGGCCTGGCCTCGCAATACGTGAGCACCATGCCCCCATCGAACAGCAAATCGCCGCCCACAAGGTATTTGGCAAATCTGGAAAAGCCGAACATGAACAGATTCGCCACTTCGATGGGGCTCATCATTTCCTTCAATCGGGAGCTTCCCATCATGACATCCCGTACCACCTGTTCATGGCTAATGCCGCGTTTTTTCGCCTGTGCGGGTATTTGATTGAGGGCCAAGGCCGTTCTCACAAATCCGGTGCTCACCGTAAATGAGCGGACTCGTCCATCACCTTCCGCGGAAATGGACTGGGCCAGCGCTCTAAGTCCGAACTTGGTAATATTATACGACGATTTGCAGATCGTGGATATGTGAGCATGCACCGAGGCCATGTGTCCGATGACCCCGCGCCCGTCCTTCGATCGTTTCATGTGAGGAATGGTTAATTTGGAAAGATAGAATGGAGCGCGCACCATGATGCTTTGCATGAGATCGTATTTTTCAATCGGGAAATCTTCGACATAATCGATGTGCTGTATGCCCGCCACATTGACCAGATACCTGATTGTACCCATTTTGGCCGCCTCGGCAACAGCGTACTCCATTTCTGAATCTTTGGTGAGATCCGTTTTGATGAAGATCATCTGCCCGCCCATTTCCCGGGCCATCTTGACGGTGTTGTTTCCTTCTTCCTCGTTAACATCCAGTCCGACGGTCATCAGATTGTTGGCGGCCGCGGCAATGCACGCGGCTCGACCGATTCCGCCGGCCGCCCCCGTTATGATGCATACATGGTCGGGATTGAAGTCCGGGTCATCGAGAAAGAGGATGTCTTCCCTTGCAATCGTCGGCTCGGCAATCTCCATGGTGGGGCTCCTTTGCTCGAAATTGGCTGGAAGGACGTGACGCTATAAGAGTAAGCAAATGTCGTTCCAGTCCGGGTCTTTTCTGTACTTTTCCTCGTGATCCCGAAGCAGGAGACATGTAAGAAACCGAAATCACGGTTAAAACGGTTTTGTGTTTCACGTGCGGGGGATCCGTTTATCCTTGCCTCCGCCGATACGGAGCTGGTAGAATATGCTACCAAATTGGCTACATGTATCATAATTCATACAAATCCGGGAGGACGCGAATGACCCGAGAGCCACAACAATTGCCCCCCGTGCCCGAGCCCATCATAGAACAGGACGAGACAACCACCCCCATCGAGCAACAACTCCTGCAACGGCTCAAAATGTCCGACCTCATT
It contains:
- a CDS encoding 4Fe-4S binding protein, with the translated sequence MSQTKQAIIARVKQLLEEKRIQAFLGLKNDEYGKVVPYWFQDPSELDDLSLGDRNRAGDVRYPLNLILRRFMRSHPFGTFGVLVRGCDERGVLRLFQANQLDPKRVIMIGIACPSDLAEACRCNKPYPDVVSEEEVVDAGDYSDDPLKELSLSERMAYWRNEFNRCIKCYGCREICPMCFCYECTLDSDEHLSTGDIPPENPFWHMTRAIHMVDLCIECGLCEEVCPANIPLRTFYRETKEMLSQPLRKQARA
- a CDS encoding acetoacetate--CoA ligase — its product is MDKPLWTPTEEQIARANMTRFIGFVNERCGKKLETYEELWQWSVEAIPEFWDAWWEFLGVIHSRKHDRVVDDVAKMPGARWFDGAEMNFAENLLRYRDDRVALIFKSEAKPSTSITYRELYHQVARMAKSLKEAGVRKGDRVAGFMPNMTETVVAMLAATSMGALWSSCSPDFGIKGVLDRFGQIEPKVLFTADGYFYNGKTFDSIERMSGILKELPATEKVVVVPYVNEEPDIGGLPRSINWNDFIAPDAGLEIDFVQLPFSHPLYVMYSSGTTGKPKCMVQSQGGVLLNQLKEQILHCDLKREDILFYFTTCGWMMWNWVACSLGVGNTAMLYDGSPFHPDPETLWKLAEEEKITVFGTSARYLTAIDQAGIKPGERYDLSSVRAVISTGSPLPAEGFEYVYRDIKPDVHLASISGGTDINGCFVAGNPIGPVYAGQIQCRCLGMKVFAYDEKGRPVYNRTGELVCTAAFPSMPIYFWDDPEGEKYLNAYFRQYPGVWCHGDFIEISDQGGIVIYGRSDATLNPGGVRIGTADIYSVIETMPEVADSIVVGQDWESDVRVVLFVKLNKGYELDDKLLARIRTAIRVNTSPRHVPAKIIRVADIPYTINMKKVELAVRNVIHGRPVTNRDALANPEALDLYKELPELKS
- a CDS encoding cytidylate kinase family protein, producing MGVVIVSRQVGSYGDEIAALTAQKLNYELIGREKAHELADACDPDFKDACRLYEREIPKSFWERFFLNNLAYASLFESLNYDVAARGNVVILGRGAQIVLSGVPGVVKVRVVAPLDIRVDRVAKDQNMKREQAEDFVHKYGHQRRALIQQIYHRDLSDWSLYDMVLNTAAMTVEQGAELIQHAAKMMIPPPNRSEVKAFLQRQAQAKLLESAIRKEVGADAYRPIEVTSPKPSVMVITGHVGDKMVKEKVLKIARNFKGVSEVEDRLATTALTF
- a CDS encoding TRAP transporter large permease subunit, which produces MEPEVIAIGMFAGLLIGLFMGHPLAFVLGGLAVVFGYFGWGSASFYMFINRTYDVMDGYILVAIPLFIFMAQFLDQSGVAEDLFDTMRHLFGPVRGGIGIAVVVVSTLFGACTGIIGASVVTMGLLGMPVMLKYGYEHKMAAGLICAGGTLGILIPPSIMLVVMSDQSGVPTVSVGKLFAGAIIPGLILSALYILYILIKCYFKPEAGPAVSREERAAVSKKTLALMVTKSLVPPMILILGVLGSMFLGWATPTEAAGVGAALAFMMMVVYGKFSWRGLYNAVVNTARTTSMVIIILVGASCFTGVFIGTGGGDVVKDTILGLGLGKWGTFIVMMVVYFILGMFIDWIGIVLITFPIFLPIAAELGFDKLWFIVTVAVMLQDSFLTPPFGYALFYLKGVAPPEVTTAEIYFGAFPFWHLMEVGLIIVVIWPETITWLPSVLIK
- a CDS encoding TRAP transporter small permease subunit produces the protein MLALQKILRMIDGLSEWSGRLFIWLIVPLTVMVVYEVIARYFLRSPHIWAPEITMLFFGPHFMLVAAYTLLHHGHVRIDLVYGRFSPRVRGILDIITYLIFFFPFCFIMLQQGWIYAATSWAQNETSGSAALPIVPYIKSVIPVTAGMLLLQGLATFLRSVMLAVRGEE
- the dctP gene encoding TRAP transporter substrate-binding protein DctP, whose translation is MKKSIWCMLFIVVLAGSLIFGALGTSFAADKIKWKMTSTWSPAINLYYGEKELVKYVKEMTEGNFDIQYFPGGSLMGAFEVFDACSKGTVQAAGDWPSYWASKDPAFDFLGSFPFGFTNMDYIIWLYQFDGLELVQELFGKYGMTYFCLGATPMESGFRTTTKTGPIKTIDDYKGLKLRTPSRATIWILEQLGAAPVKMAGGEIYLAMERGVLDGAEFSSPGIDWEMGFAEITKYWSVPCWFQPSSELGVMVNLEAFNALPKEYQAIFKYACQAAAVKATAFYEADSARAIEKFRQKGIEIVTLDDASIKKLEDLAGQYCISAAKESEAYAKILKSQMLYLKQYKDWRDMSGEFGFGRHPAYVDKVLDALK
- a CDS encoding acyl-CoA synthetase; the protein is MLKPANTYEEVYSAFRWGMPEFYNIGVDVCDKWAEERYRLALIYEDETGAVDKYSFWDLQLLSNRLANVLKAHGIERGDRVGILLPQRPETGLAHIAVYKLGAIAVPLFTLFGPEALEYRLGNSETKAVITDAVNAEKLSGIRDKLPGLKVIIQSGGEIPDGVLDFWGSLEKASSRFDPVVTRAEDPALLIYTSGTTGPPKGALHANRTLLGHLPGVEFPHNFFPRKGDLFWTPADWAWAGGLLDVLLPSWHFGIPVVAHRARKFDPEYAFHIIAKYGVRNSFLPPTALKMMRQVSHPRQRHEYDMRTIGSGGEPMGEELLEWGRETMGLTINEFYGMTEVNLVVGNCADIMEVRAGSMGLPIPGHAVEVIDEQGNPMPPDQVGEIAVKRPDPVMFLEYWRNPEATQGKFRGEWYLSGDLARKDKDGYLWFVGRSDDLITSSGYRIGPAEIEECLIKHPAVAMAAVIGAPDEVRGEIVKAFILPQSGVHPNPELAEEIKRFVKTRLAAHEYPRELEFVDELPTTATGKIKRRDLRNRELEKKAAERR
- a CDS encoding SDR family NAD(P)-dependent oxidoreductase; the encoded protein is MEIAEPTIAREDILFLDDPDFNPDHVCIITGAAGGIGRAACIAAAANNLMTVGLDVNEEEGNNTVKMAREMGGQMIFIKTDLTKDSEMEYAVAEAAKMGTIRYLVNVAGIQHIDYVEDFPIEKYDLMQSIMVRAPFYLSKLTIPHMKRSKDGRGVIGHMASVHAHISTICKSSYNITKFGLRALAQSISAEGDGRVRSFTVSTGFVRTALALNQIPAQAKKRGISHEQVVRDVMMGSSRLKEMMSPIEVANLFMFGFSRFAKYLVGGDLLFDGGMVLTYCEARPPGQ